The proteins below come from a single Rhodococcus sp. WMMA185 genomic window:
- a CDS encoding LLM class F420-dependent oxidoreductase, with protein sequence MAIRLGCQMPKFTYSATAADLFPTMIAQAREAESAGFDCAFVADHFFQTPALGPAGGPRPEAYTTLGALATATEKIGLAALVTSNTFRNPALLAKAVSTLDVVSGGRAVLGIGAGWYELEHQQYGYEFGTFAERFERLEEALQIIAPMLRGDRPTFEGKWYRVESAINEPRIRVDLPIMLGGGGEKKTFALAARFADHLNIICAISDLPRKLDALDARCAEVGRDRSTLETSYLAFVFIDENGDRARKLQHDFLLDLGVDLAEASDAERAWATAQQVCGTPDEVAEQLQTRVLDKGIDGIIVNLVANGHQPGIVELAGRTVRPLVAP encoded by the coding sequence GTGGCCATCCGCCTTGGTTGCCAGATGCCGAAGTTCACATATTCGGCCACTGCCGCGGACCTGTTTCCGACCATGATCGCCCAGGCGCGCGAAGCCGAGTCCGCGGGCTTCGACTGCGCCTTCGTGGCGGATCACTTCTTTCAGACGCCCGCGCTCGGTCCGGCAGGAGGACCGAGACCCGAGGCCTACACCACCCTCGGCGCGCTGGCCACCGCCACGGAGAAGATCGGACTCGCTGCACTGGTCACCAGCAATACGTTCCGCAATCCGGCCCTGCTCGCAAAGGCGGTAAGTACTTTGGACGTGGTCAGCGGGGGTCGCGCCGTCCTCGGTATCGGCGCTGGCTGGTACGAACTCGAACATCAGCAGTACGGCTACGAATTCGGTACGTTTGCCGAACGCTTCGAACGCCTCGAAGAGGCTCTGCAAATCATCGCGCCGATGCTCCGCGGCGACAGGCCCACCTTCGAAGGCAAGTGGTATCGCGTCGAAAGCGCGATTAACGAACCGCGAATTCGTGTCGATCTGCCCATCATGCTCGGTGGTGGCGGAGAGAAAAAGACGTTCGCACTCGCCGCCCGCTTCGCCGACCACCTGAACATCATCTGCGCCATAAGTGACTTACCGCGCAAGCTCGACGCCCTCGACGCGCGGTGTGCTGAGGTCGGCCGCGACCGGTCCACACTCGAAACCAGCTATCTGGCGTTCGTCTTCATCGACGAGAACGGCGATCGCGCCCGAAAGCTCCAGCACGACTTCCTACTCGACCTCGGCGTAGACCTGGCCGAGGCCTCGGACGCCGAACGTGCATGGGCTACCGCACAGCAAGTCTGCGGTACCCCCGACGAGGTCGCCGAACAACTGCAGACCCGCGTTCTCGACAAGGGCATCGACGGCATCATCGTCAACCTCGTCGCCAACGGCCACCAGCCCGGAATCGTGGAGTTGGCCGGCCGCACAGTGCGACCTCTGGTCGCCCCGTAA
- a CDS encoding LLM class F420-dependent oxidoreductase, whose translation MTIRLGYQMPKFAYSAPAENMFPTIVAQSREAESAGFDCVFLADHFFQVPTLSEPSRSMPEVYTTLGALATPTKKIQLSALVTCNNFRNPALLAKAVSTLDVASGARAVLGIGAGWFEPEHTQYGYEFGTLTDRFERLDEALRIITPMLRGDRPTLDGKWYHVENAINEPRIRDDLPILLGGSGEKKTFALAARFADHLNITCGQSELPRKLDALDARCAEVGRDRSTLETSYLAFVFIDENGDRARKLQHEFLLDLGVDLSTASEAERAAATDRMFCGAPDEIAEQIDTRVLEPGIDGIVLNLGANARQPEIVELTGRTLRTLVEA comes from the coding sequence GTGACCATCCGCCTCGGCTATCAGATGCCGAAGTTCGCATATTCGGCTCCTGCCGAGAACATGTTCCCCACGATCGTCGCCCAGTCACGTGAAGCAGAGTCCGCCGGCTTCGACTGCGTCTTTTTGGCTGATCACTTCTTTCAAGTGCCCACGCTCAGCGAGCCCAGCAGATCGATGCCGGAGGTCTACACCACCCTCGGCGCGCTGGCCACCCCCACGAAAAAGATCCAACTCTCCGCGTTGGTTACCTGCAACAATTTCCGCAATCCGGCTCTGCTCGCCAAAGCTGTGAGCACCTTGGACGTGGCCAGCGGGGCCCGCGCCGTGCTCGGCATCGGCGCGGGCTGGTTCGAACCCGAGCACACGCAGTACGGCTACGAGTTCGGCACACTCACCGACCGATTCGAACGCCTCGACGAGGCCCTCCGGATCATCACCCCGATGCTCCGCGGCGACAGGCCCACCCTCGACGGCAAGTGGTACCACGTCGAGAACGCGATCAACGAACCACGGATCCGTGACGATCTGCCCATCCTGCTCGGCGGTTCCGGCGAGAAGAAGACGTTCGCACTCGCCGCCCGCTTCGCCGACCATCTGAATATCACCTGCGGCCAGAGCGAGCTGCCCCGCAAGCTCGACGCCCTCGATGCGCGGTGTGCTGAGGTCGGCCGCGACCGGTCCACACTCGAAACCAGCTACCTGGCGTTCGTCTTCATCGACGAAAACGGCGACCGCGCCCGGAAACTCCAGCACGAATTCCTACTCGACCTGGGTGTCGACCTGTCCACAGCCTCGGAGGCCGAACGCGCCGCGGCCACCGACAGGATGTTCTGCGGCGCACCCGACGAAATCGCCGAACAGATCGACACCCGTGTCCTCGAACCGGGCATCGACGGCATCGTCCTCAACCTCGGTGCCAACGCCCGCCAGCCCGAAATCGTCGAGTTGACCGGTCGCACGTTGCGCACGCTGGTCGAGGCCTAA
- a CDS encoding nuclear transport factor 2 family protein, with protein sequence MDLEAVAAISRLKYTYLRALDTKCWDEFADTLLPDVTASYGEDLAFDSRDALVEFMKSSLGPQTITEHHCGHPEIDVEGDTATGRWYLSDTVLIPERGIALCGAAFYSDRYTRGTDGRWRIAHTGYERTYEAMMSLSDMPSFRLTSNRMAAESDSGNGAV encoded by the coding sequence GTGGATCTCGAGGCCGTCGCCGCGATCAGCCGGCTCAAGTACACGTACCTTCGCGCACTCGACACGAAGTGTTGGGACGAGTTCGCAGACACATTGCTCCCCGACGTGACGGCAAGCTACGGCGAAGACCTCGCCTTTGACTCGCGGGACGCGCTCGTCGAGTTCATGAAATCAAGCCTGGGACCGCAAACCATCACCGAGCATCATTGCGGCCACCCCGAGATCGACGTGGAGGGCGACACGGCGACGGGGCGGTGGTATCTGTCCGACACCGTCTTGATCCCGGAACGCGGTATTGCGCTGTGCGGTGCCGCGTTCTACTCCGATCGGTACACCCGTGGCACGGACGGGCGGTGGCGCATCGCGCACACGGGTTACGAGCGCACGTACGAGGCGATGATGTCGCTGTCGGATATGCCCAGTTTTCGGTTGACATCCAATCGTATGGCGGCGGAATCGGATTCAGGCAACGGAGCCGTGTGA
- a CDS encoding SDR family NAD(P)-dependent oxidoreductase codes for MGTLDGKVALITGAGQGVGAGMAFALAKEGARIAIVGRTEAKLVDTCSAIAGFGGDAEPIVCDISKREQLAPMVERVVDRFGGLDILINNANASALGPLLEITPKLLDRAMAVGPVATLFLMQLCHPHLKARGGGSIINLVSSSAVRWDTSGYGLYAATKEAMRSLTRTAASEWGPDGIRVNAVAPHALSPGLKWWTENYPDEAEEFVKSIPLGRIGDCEQDIGRAVVFLVGSDAGYLSGATIPLDGGQARWS; via the coding sequence ATGGGGACACTGGACGGCAAGGTCGCGCTGATCACGGGGGCAGGTCAGGGTGTTGGGGCGGGGATGGCGTTTGCGCTGGCCAAGGAGGGTGCCCGGATCGCGATCGTCGGGCGGACAGAGGCGAAACTCGTCGACACGTGTTCTGCCATTGCGGGGTTCGGGGGCGATGCCGAACCGATCGTCTGCGACATCAGCAAACGTGAGCAGTTGGCACCGATGGTCGAGCGCGTCGTGGACCGGTTCGGTGGACTCGACATCTTGATCAACAACGCAAACGCCAGCGCGCTCGGGCCACTCCTCGAGATCACGCCGAAACTCCTCGACCGCGCGATGGCCGTGGGCCCCGTGGCGACCCTGTTCCTCATGCAACTGTGCCATCCACATCTCAAGGCGCGTGGCGGCGGGTCGATCATCAACCTCGTGAGTTCCTCGGCCGTTCGGTGGGACACCAGCGGGTACGGGCTGTACGCGGCCACCAAGGAGGCAATGCGCTCGCTCACCCGGACGGCAGCCAGCGAATGGGGACCTGACGGCATTCGCGTCAATGCGGTTGCACCGCACGCGTTGTCCCCTGGCCTGAAGTGGTGGACGGAGAACTATCCGGACGAGGCCGAGGAGTTCGTGAAGTCCATCCCGCTCGGCCGAATCGGGGACTGCGAACAGGACATCGGGCGCGCCGTCGTCTTCCTAGTCGGATCTGACGCCGGATATCTCTCAGGGGCGACCATTCCGCTCGATGGCGGGCAGGCTCGCTGGAGTTGA
- a CDS encoding phospholipase C, whose translation MTSASEISRRKFLASAAAAGGAAFLSSWAGPVIDRAYAYDPGGTGSLGDIEHFVLLMQENRSFDHYYGTLSGVRGFDDPSPAWNQYGYAPGEGPTPDGYINPFRLDTNQGPHLDGECINDPTHTWGSQHDVWNGGAMDQWLPVHIANAGPLNGPATMGYYTRADIPVHYDLADAFTICDHYFCSVLGPTDPNRLYWVSATIDPDGRAGGPLVETPTLIPKLVYSWRTYPENLQEAGVSWKVYANKDVGPVSSVLLDGMLGSFTQYGDPTSDLVRRGIDPIYPNDFRADVEGGTLPSVSWIVPSVFTCEHPALPPAGGAVGIVEVLDILTSNPEIWEKTALIISYDENGGFFDHVPPPTAPPGTPGEFLTVPLDSVSESDGNPGPIGLGFRVPALIISPYSRGGLVASDTFDHTSQLRLLETRFGVPVPNLTEWRRGVTGDMTSAFDFGSAPDVGVPAMTDPGPRLQAAIAQCGVNVVAGTLNVGAPYPVPPNSMPVQEQSPLRRRPSGLVM comes from the coding sequence GTGACTTCGGCATCGGAGATCTCGCGTCGCAAGTTCCTCGCCTCCGCAGCGGCGGCGGGTGGTGCCGCATTCCTCAGTTCGTGGGCGGGCCCGGTCATCGACCGTGCCTATGCGTATGACCCGGGTGGTACCGGGTCGCTCGGCGACATCGAGCACTTCGTGCTTCTCATGCAAGAGAATCGTTCGTTCGACCACTATTACGGCACCCTGTCGGGAGTGCGAGGCTTCGACGACCCGTCGCCGGCGTGGAACCAGTATGGATATGCGCCGGGGGAGGGGCCGACTCCCGACGGTTACATCAATCCGTTCCGGTTGGACACCAATCAGGGCCCGCACCTCGACGGTGAGTGCATCAACGATCCGACCCACACGTGGGGCTCGCAGCACGATGTCTGGAACGGCGGTGCAATGGACCAGTGGTTGCCGGTCCACATCGCGAATGCGGGGCCGCTCAACGGCCCTGCGACAATGGGCTATTACACCCGTGCCGATATTCCCGTCCACTACGACCTCGCCGACGCGTTCACGATCTGCGACCACTACTTCTGCTCGGTGCTCGGTCCCACCGACCCGAACAGGTTGTACTGGGTCAGCGCGACGATCGACCCCGACGGTCGAGCCGGCGGCCCGCTCGTCGAGACGCCGACGCTGATTCCCAAGCTCGTCTACTCCTGGCGCACCTACCCGGAGAACCTGCAGGAAGCAGGAGTCAGTTGGAAGGTGTACGCGAACAAGGATGTCGGCCCGGTGTCGAGCGTCTTGCTCGACGGGATGCTGGGCTCGTTCACGCAATACGGCGACCCGACGTCCGATCTCGTGCGTCGCGGCATCGATCCGATCTACCCCAACGACTTCCGCGCCGATGTCGAGGGCGGTACCTTGCCGTCGGTGTCCTGGATCGTCCCGAGCGTCTTCACGTGCGAGCACCCGGCGTTGCCTCCGGCCGGGGGAGCGGTCGGGATCGTCGAGGTGCTCGACATTCTCACTTCGAACCCCGAGATCTGGGAGAAGACGGCGCTGATCATCAGCTACGACGAGAACGGTGGGTTCTTCGACCACGTCCCGCCACCCACGGCACCCCCAGGCACACCGGGGGAGTTTCTCACCGTGCCGCTCGACTCGGTCTCGGAGAGCGACGGCAACCCGGGGCCGATCGGCCTCGGGTTCCGAGTGCCTGCGCTGATCATCTCGCCCTACAGCCGGGGCGGCCTGGTCGCATCCGACACCTTCGATCACACGTCGCAACTGCGGCTACTCGAGACGCGGTTCGGCGTCCCGGTCCCCAATCTGACCGAATGGCGCCGCGGAGTCACCGGCGACATGACGTCGGCGTTCGACTTCGGTTCTGCGCCTGACGTCGGTGTGCCCGCGATGACCGACCCCGGGCCTCGGCTGCAGGCTGCCATCGCGCAGTGCGGTGTCAATGTTGTCGCCGGAACGTTGAACGTTGGTGCGCCGTATCCCGTTCCGCCGAACTCGATGCCGGTGCAGGAACAATCACCGCTAAGGCGACGCCCCAGCGGGCTGGTCATGTAG
- a CDS encoding amino acid permease has translation MSGTADPQLQHTLKKRHLSMIAIAGVIGAGLFVGSGAAIRETGPGVVFAYALAGLVVILVMRMLGEMSTANPDTGSFSAYADRAIGPWAGFSIGWLYAWFWILVLGIEATAGALIMHRWIPEVPQWSWALIMMIVLTLTNIASVKSFGEFEFWFASIKVAAISIFIVLGVLAIFGFLPGVEAPGFTNLTGHGGLFPNGSGALFAAILVVVFSFFGAEIATIAAGESANPVAAVRSAVRSVVWRILIFYIGSIAIVVTLLPWDDASVALSPYVAVMDSFGIPAAGNIMDFIVLTSVLSCLNSGLYTASRMIFSLSRRGDAPPALGRISSSGVPRTAVLVSTIVGFLTVVLNYLYPDTVFLFLVNSSGAIALFVWLTICVSQLRMRRQFDSEGRELKLKMWLFPYLTWATIAAIIVLCVGMIVIPDTRSQMYVSLALAIVVVGLGVHRHRNGTSTGEPDTSLHDQPAGASP, from the coding sequence ATGTCCGGCACCGCGGATCCACAACTTCAACACACACTGAAAAAGCGCCACCTCTCGATGATTGCTATCGCCGGGGTGATCGGGGCTGGCCTCTTCGTCGGATCCGGCGCCGCGATTCGCGAGACCGGGCCCGGCGTGGTGTTCGCGTACGCACTTGCCGGCCTCGTGGTCATCCTGGTGATGCGGATGCTCGGCGAGATGTCAACCGCGAATCCCGACACCGGATCGTTCTCGGCCTATGCCGACCGGGCGATCGGGCCGTGGGCCGGATTCAGTATCGGCTGGCTCTACGCATGGTTCTGGATTCTGGTACTCGGCATCGAAGCGACGGCGGGCGCGCTCATCATGCACCGTTGGATCCCTGAAGTCCCGCAGTGGAGTTGGGCGCTGATCATGATGATCGTGCTCACCCTGACGAATATCGCTTCTGTGAAGTCCTTTGGCGAATTCGAATTCTGGTTCGCATCGATCAAGGTCGCAGCCATCTCCATCTTCATCGTCCTCGGCGTTCTGGCCATATTCGGCTTCCTGCCCGGCGTCGAAGCTCCCGGATTCACCAACCTCACCGGTCACGGCGGGCTGTTCCCCAACGGTTCCGGTGCGTTGTTCGCCGCGATTCTCGTGGTCGTGTTCTCGTTCTTCGGCGCCGAGATCGCGACCATCGCTGCGGGCGAATCCGCGAACCCGGTCGCAGCGGTGCGCAGTGCGGTGCGCTCCGTGGTGTGGCGCATTCTGATCTTCTACATCGGTTCGATCGCTATCGTCGTCACGCTTCTCCCGTGGGACGACGCATCGGTCGCACTGAGCCCGTATGTCGCAGTCATGGACTCGTTCGGCATTCCGGCGGCGGGCAACATCATGGACTTCATCGTCCTCACCTCGGTTCTGTCCTGCCTCAACTCCGGCCTCTACACGGCAAGCCGCATGATCTTCTCGCTCTCACGCCGCGGGGATGCCCCACCCGCACTGGGTAGGATCAGTTCCTCCGGCGTTCCGCGCACGGCCGTCCTCGTCTCTACGATCGTGGGGTTCCTCACCGTCGTCCTCAACTATCTGTATCCGGACACGGTGTTCCTGTTCCTCGTCAACTCGTCGGGCGCGATCGCGCTGTTTGTATGGCTGACGATCTGTGTTTCGCAACTGCGAATGCGACGTCAGTTCGATAGTGAGGGGAGGGAACTGAAGCTGAAGATGTGGCTGTTCCCGTACCTCACCTGGGCCACGATCGCCGCCATCATCGTCCTCTGCGTCGGGATGATCGTCATTCCCGACACCAGGAGTCAGATGTACGTGTCGCTGGCGCTCGCCATCGTCGTGGTCGGACTCGGGGTCCACCGTCACCGAAACGGAACTTCCACTGGGGAGCCTGATACCTCGCTACATGACCAGCCCGCTGGGGCGTCGCCTTAG